A single genomic interval of Candidatus Methylomirabilis limnetica harbors:
- the pheT gene encoding phenylalanine--tRNA ligase subunit beta: MSPMKVSLKWLSEYVDVAVPAKQLAHRLTMAGTEVGGIEERGNGWPGIIVAQIESIDPHPTACSLTLVGLGLSGERMTVVSGATNLNVGDRVPFAPVGAGLIDAQTGRPTVVEVAQIQGVTSRGVLCSEKELGLSEAHEGVLILPSEAEVGLSLNAVLGDTILDLEVTPNRPDCLGMLGVAREVAAIMEEPLHLPDLTYQEEGSDVRDDVQVEILAPDLCPRYSASVIHGITVGPSPSWVQRRLTAAGVRPINNVVDITNYVMLEYGQPLHAFDYDTIHGRRIAVRRATDGESLRTLDGTLRTLTPGMLVIADATRPVALAGIMGGSETEVTELTKSVLIESANFSSGSIRQSCRALRLRTEASFRFDKGLPPAITTLALRRATKLLVEICGGKASRGLQDVFPAPREAIEFRLTAVELRRVLGIDLTLAHIRDVLAGRLGFDCREDGSALMVRAPAHRSDIQIPADLVEEVARMVGYDQIPTTTLAGRLPDHPPQPMRVLIERLSDMLVGCGLQEVMTYSLIGRRLLGKMVVGKDAETPTGLRLANPMTPDQEILRTSLLPSFLECLNNNIREDEAGPRLFEIGRVYLPRQADLHEERQMLVIGMAGIRWQRQWSRATAQLDFYDLKGVVEELFDRMNLGETRFVQIMDQHPFHPGRTTAVYSKDVRLGVMGELHPVVARNFEVRFPVCLAEFDLEQLLSVIGGEFLQIVPPPRFPAMRRDLALVVPERVPVSELCEVIRYAGRPLLHRVELFDLFRGEDLAPEHKSCGIGLIFRSPDHTLTDAEVAQVEACIIQQLQRLTGARLRG, encoded by the coding sequence ATGAGCCCGATGAAAGTGTCGCTCAAATGGTTATCTGAATACGTCGATGTCGCGGTGCCGGCCAAGCAACTGGCCCATCGGTTGACCATGGCAGGAACCGAGGTAGGCGGGATCGAAGAGCGCGGCAACGGTTGGCCTGGGATTATTGTCGCGCAGATCGAATCTATTGACCCACACCCAACGGCTTGCTCTCTCACCTTAGTAGGCTTAGGGCTGTCTGGCGAGAGGATGACGGTTGTGAGCGGGGCCACGAATCTCAACGTCGGTGACAGGGTGCCGTTTGCGCCAGTTGGGGCCGGCCTGATAGACGCTCAGACAGGTCGACCCACCGTGGTAGAGGTGGCCCAGATTCAGGGGGTGACCTCGCGAGGCGTGCTATGCTCCGAGAAGGAGCTGGGTCTGTCGGAGGCTCACGAGGGAGTTCTGATCCTTCCCAGTGAGGCCGAGGTTGGCCTGTCGCTCAATGCGGTGCTAGGGGACACCATTCTCGACCTAGAGGTCACGCCGAATAGACCAGATTGTCTGGGGATGCTTGGGGTTGCGCGCGAAGTGGCCGCCATTATGGAGGAGCCACTGCACCTGCCTGATCTGACCTACCAAGAGGAAGGTTCAGACGTCCGGGATGACGTGCAGGTTGAGATCCTGGCGCCCGACCTTTGCCCGCGATACAGCGCATCCGTCATTCATGGGATCACGGTTGGCCCCTCGCCCTCGTGGGTCCAGAGGCGCCTTACGGCAGCCGGCGTGCGCCCAATCAATAACGTCGTGGATATTACCAACTATGTCATGCTCGAGTACGGGCAGCCCCTGCATGCCTTTGACTACGATACGATTCATGGCAGGCGGATCGCGGTGCGGCGCGCGACAGATGGAGAATCGCTTCGGACGCTTGATGGCACCCTGCGGACTCTGACGCCCGGGATGCTGGTGATTGCCGATGCCACGCGTCCAGTGGCGCTTGCCGGGATCATGGGCGGCTCAGAGACAGAGGTGACCGAGCTGACGAAGAGCGTGTTGATCGAGTCGGCCAACTTCAGTTCCGGCTCGATCCGGCAGAGCTGCCGTGCGCTGCGACTTCGGACCGAGGCGTCGTTCCGCTTCGACAAGGGGCTACCACCGGCCATCACCACCTTGGCATTGAGACGGGCGACCAAGCTTCTCGTGGAGATCTGTGGGGGCAAGGCGTCGCGCGGGCTGCAGGATGTGTTCCCCGCTCCCCGAGAGGCGATTGAGTTCAGGCTTACCGCAGTGGAGCTTCGTCGCGTCTTGGGCATTGATCTCACGTTAGCTCACATTCGAGACGTACTGGCCGGCCGACTTGGGTTTGACTGCCGGGAAGATGGGAGCGCTCTCATGGTAAGGGCGCCGGCGCACAGAAGCGACATTCAGATCCCCGCCGATCTCGTGGAAGAGGTCGCGCGCATGGTTGGCTACGATCAGATTCCAACCACAACGCTGGCAGGCCGCCTGCCCGATCATCCGCCTCAGCCGATGCGTGTCCTTATCGAACGGCTCAGCGATATGCTCGTTGGCTGCGGTCTGCAAGAGGTGATGACGTATTCGCTGATCGGCCGACGGCTCCTGGGCAAGATGGTTGTGGGGAAAGATGCTGAAACGCCGACTGGGCTTCGTCTGGCGAACCCGATGACCCCTGACCAGGAGATCCTTCGGACGTCGCTACTCCCCAGCTTCCTGGAGTGTCTGAATAATAATATTCGCGAGGACGAGGCTGGGCCTCGTCTGTTCGAGATCGGGCGGGTCTATCTGCCGCGCCAGGCCGACTTGCATGAGGAGCGGCAGATGCTGGTCATCGGTATGGCGGGGATAAGATGGCAGAGGCAATGGAGCCGGGCGACTGCTCAATTGGATTTTTACGATTTGAAGGGCGTTGTGGAGGAGTTGTTTGATCGCATGAACCTCGGAGAGACGCGCTTCGTCCAGATCATGGATCAGCATCCGTTTCATCCCGGGCGAACGACGGCCGTGTACTCAAAGGATGTACGGCTTGGGGTGATGGGAGAACTCCACCCGGTGGTGGCCCGCAACTTTGAGGTTCGATTCCCAGTCTGCCTGGCTGAGTTCGATCTGGAACAGCTCCTGAGCGTGATCGGGGGCGAGTTCTTGCAGATCGTCCCGCCGCCTCGCTTTCCCGCAATGCGAAGGGATCTGGCGCTCGTCGTTCCAGAGCGCGTCCCGGTCTCGGAGCTTTGTGAGGTCATCCGATACGCCGGGAGACCGCTGCTCCACCGGGTTGAGCTCTTCGATCTGTTCCGTGGGGAAGATCTGGCCCCGGAACATAAATCGTGCGGCATCGGGCTGATCTTCCGCTCCCCGGATCACACCCTTACCGATGCCGAAGTGGCCCAGGTCGAGGCCTGCATTATTCAGCAGTTACAGCGACTAACCGGAGCGCGGTTGCGAGGATAA
- a CDS encoding HU family DNA-binding protein, with the protein MTKADLVELVAAQVRLTKKDTEVVVDTILESISKALASKDDGKVELRGFGSFRTRQRLARQGRNPQSGQSVHVSPKRIPFFKPGKELRRLIDS; encoded by the coding sequence ATGACAAAGGCCGACTTGGTAGAATTGGTTGCTGCCCAAGTGCGTCTAACTAAAAAAGATACCGAAGTTGTAGTTGATACTATCCTCGAGAGCATCTCGAAGGCGCTGGCCTCGAAGGATGACGGGAAAGTGGAGCTTCGTGGCTTCGGGAGCTTCCGCACCAGGCAACGTCTCGCACGGCAAGGCCGTAATCCGCAAAGCGGCCAATCGGTTCACGTTTCACCAAAGCGAATCCCCTTCTTTAAACCGGGCAAGGAATTGAGGCGGCTCATCGACAGCTAG
- a CDS encoding bifunctional nuclease family protein, translated as MLIKMTVRGIALDPITNMPIVILKDPEDRRALPIWVGIFEANAIALELEKVSTPRPMTHDLLKNILDGLGITVQQITVNDLKENTFYATIDLNYNGRVVSIDARPSDAIAIALRTNAPIFVAENVVAQAKNIEVSEEKEETDKWKEWLENLKPEDFGKYKM; from the coding sequence ATGCTTATTAAGATGACAGTACGCGGCATTGCCCTGGATCCGATCACGAATATGCCGATTGTGATCTTGAAGGATCCGGAGGATCGTCGCGCCCTGCCAATATGGGTAGGGATCTTTGAAGCGAATGCCATTGCGCTAGAGCTCGAGAAGGTGTCGACACCTCGACCGATGACCCATGACCTTCTAAAAAACATTCTGGACGGTCTGGGCATCACTGTTCAACAGATTACCGTCAATGACCTGAAAGAGAATACGTTCTACGCAACCATTGACCTGAATTACAACGGTCGTGTCGTAAGCATCGATGCCAGGCCGAGCGATGCCATCGCAATAGCTCTCCGCACGAACGCCCCGATCTTCGTCGCCGAGAACGTAGTGGCGCAAGCCAAGAACATCGAGGTCTCAGAAGAGAAAGAAGAAACGGACAAATGGAAAGAGTGGCTTGAGAATCTTAAGCCGGAGGATTTCGGTAAGTACAAGATGTGA
- a CDS encoding HIT family protein produces MESLWAPWRMVYLENSCTSNCIFCEIPSTQQDEKNFVLYRGKSVFILMNLYPYNPGHIMIAPYRHLDDLKKLSAEEQLDLIQEAARSTSLLRQTMNPDGFNIGMNQGKAAGAAVEDHLHLHIVPRWNGDTNFMPIVASTKVIPEGLTATYRKLASVFRETQQ; encoded by the coding sequence ATGGAATCATTATGGGCGCCATGGAGAATGGTTTATCTGGAGAACTCTTGCACTTCAAACTGCATTTTCTGCGAAATACCATCAACCCAGCAAGATGAAAAGAACTTTGTTCTTTATCGGGGTAAGTCCGTATTCATCCTGATGAACCTTTATCCATATAATCCTGGACATATCATGATTGCGCCATATCGGCATCTCGATGACCTGAAAAAGCTGTCTGCGGAAGAGCAGCTTGACCTTATCCAAGAGGCCGCTAGAAGTACATCGCTTCTGCGCCAGACCATGAATCCTGACGGTTTCAACATTGGCATGAATCAGGGAAAGGCTGCAGGAGCCGCCGTTGAAGATCATCTGCACTTACATATTGTTCCGCGCTGGAATGGGGATACCAATTTTATGCCCATCGTGGCATCAACGAAGGTCATCCCGGAAGGGCTGACTGCAACCTATCGAAAACTCGCCTCCGTCTTCCGCGAGACTCAGCAATGA